One window of the Emcibacter sp. genome contains the following:
- a CDS encoding SDR family NAD(P)-dependent oxidoreductase → MVIWITGAGSGLGRELARQYAALGHEVAVSARTSENLQSLARECEAMPGNIHAYPCDVTVLDSVKYAFHWITDDIGVPDKVIFNAGTHIPSPLDQFDHKIHRSLMEVNYMGVVNGLETVLPQLRERGSGQIILVASLAAYRGLPYAGAYGASKAALINLAESLKPEMERSGLDLRLVNPGFVRTQLTDLNEFDMPFLMEVDQAAHAMIRGLEGSRFEIVFPRRLGIVMSLLKGLPDRFFFALGRQMLRKEQD, encoded by the coding sequence ATGGTAATCTGGATTACAGGGGCAGGCAGTGGATTGGGGCGGGAACTTGCCCGCCAGTATGCCGCCTTGGGGCACGAAGTGGCAGTATCGGCACGTACGTCCGAGAATCTCCAGTCCCTGGCCCGGGAATGTGAGGCCATGCCGGGCAATATTCATGCCTATCCCTGTGATGTGACGGTTCTTGATAGTGTGAAGTATGCGTTCCACTGGATCACGGACGACATCGGTGTGCCCGACAAAGTTATTTTCAATGCCGGCACGCATATCCCGAGCCCACTGGACCAGTTTGACCATAAAATTCATCGGAGCCTGATGGAAGTCAATTACATGGGGGTTGTGAACGGACTTGAAACTGTCCTGCCGCAGTTGCGTGAAAGGGGATCGGGTCAGATCATCCTGGTGGCGTCCCTTGCGGCCTATCGCGGGTTGCCCTATGCGGGGGCTTATGGGGCGTCAAAGGCGGCCCTGATTAATCTGGCGGAATCCCTGAAGCCGGAAATGGAACGATCCGGGCTGGATCTCAGGCTGGTTAACCCCGGCTTTGTACGCACACAGCTTACCGACCTTAATGAGTTTGACATGCCGTTCCTGATGGAGGTGGACCAGGCGGCACACGCCATGATCCGGGGGCTGGAGGGGAGCCGTTTCGAGATTGTCTTTCCCCGCCGTCTCGGCATTGTCATGTCTCTGTTGAAAGGGCTGCCGGACCGTTTTTTCTTTGCTCTTGGCAGGCAAATGCTGCGAAAAGAACAGGATTAA
- a CDS encoding UbiX family flavin prenyltransferase has protein sequence MEQKIKLIIGIAGASGVIYGIRLLEALRELDHVESHLVMSTTGRMNIGLETDYEVKDVEALADVVHKDGNLAASIASGSFKADGMIVAACAMKTLSDIVHSRADSLLTRAADVILKEQRRLVIMPRETPLHLGHCKLMYEACQLGAVIAPPMPAFYTSPKTINDIIDHSVGRVLDLFDLDTGLVTRWQGPATN, from the coding sequence ATGGAACAGAAAATAAAACTGATCATCGGTATCGCCGGCGCCAGCGGTGTCATCTACGGCATCCGGCTGCTGGAAGCTTTGCGGGAACTTGACCATGTGGAAAGCCATCTGGTGATGAGCACCACCGGACGCATGAATATCGGTCTGGAAACCGACTATGAGGTGAAGGACGTGGAAGCGCTGGCCGATGTGGTGCACAAGGACGGCAACCTGGCCGCCAGCATCGCCAGCGGTTCTTTCAAGGCCGACGGCATGATTGTCGCCGCCTGCGCCATGAAAACCCTGTCGGATATCGTCCATTCCCGGGCCGACAGCCTGCTGACCCGGGCGGCCGACGTCATTTTAAAAGAACAGCGCCGGCTGGTGATCATGCCGCGCGAGACTCCGCTGCACCTGGGCCATTGCAAACTGATGTATGAAGCCTGCCAGCTGGGCGCTGTTATCGCCCCGCCTATGCCGGCTTTTTATACAAGTCCCAAAACCATTAACGACATCATTGACCATTCGGTCGGCCGGGTTCTCGACCTGTTTGATCTGGACACCGGTCTGGTCACCCGCTGGCAGGGGCCAGCCACAAACTGA
- a CDS encoding DUF3833 family protein — MSDNTNHYPPLKLEEFFSGTTIARGIFEDRFGRVRNEFHGHTFGEVRNNKLLLTEEFTYRDGKTDRRDWIFHKMSENDYMATSDAVIGEASGRTDGHHFHWTYNFRLDVGKKQWIVRFDDHMFLMDERRLLNKARAYRWGFHIGTVFLCFEKQTG, encoded by the coding sequence TTGTCGGACAATACGAACCACTATCCACCCCTGAAGCTTGAAGAGTTTTTCTCGGGCACCACTATCGCCCGGGGGATTTTCGAGGACCGTTTCGGCCGGGTGCGAAACGAATTTCACGGTCATACCTTTGGTGAAGTGCGCAACAACAAGCTTTTATTGACAGAAGAGTTCACCTACAGGGACGGAAAAACGGACCGGCGGGACTGGATATTTCACAAAATGTCTGAAAATGACTATATGGCCACGTCGGACGCGGTCATAGGCGAAGCGTCCGGAAGGACCGATGGTCATCACTTCCACTGGACCTACAATTTCCGACTTGATGTGGGAAAAAAACAGTGGATCGTCCGGTTCGACGACCACATGTTCCTGATGGATGAACGCCGCCTGCTTAACAAGGCCCGGGCCTATCGCTGGGGTTTCCATATCGGCACCGTATTCCTGTGTTTTGAAAAACAGACCGGTTAA